The Oscillatoria acuminata PCC 6304 genomic interval TATCGGGACTGGTGCAGTCCTGTTGCACGATAGAATCATGGCCTGATCTGCGATCGGGTCTGTCGTCTTTCTTTCCGTTCTCTACCCTAACATCAGGAGTATAATCAATCATGTTATATGACGTTCCCGGTCGGGCCGACCCCATCACCAGTAGCGATCTCCTCGAACAGTGGAATCAAACCATCCAACAGGCTTACGATCGCCTGGGTAACTGGAAAAATCGCTTTTTCACCCTCGACCCCAGTTCCCTCAAAAATCCCGTCCGCGCTCCGATTAAATGGTTTGGCGACCCTGCTGAACCGGCATTCTGTCTGGATGAACCCACCGCTAAACAATTGTGCGATTGGGGAGTCCCAGGGCGGCATCTCCTCCACAATGAATACTGTGAATATCGGATCATTGAGAAACCCGATGCCACGGGAAAAATGCGCCCGAAACGAGTGCAAGTCACCACCGAACTGCGGGAATATTGGGCTTGTATTGCGAAATTCGACCCCGTGGCGGTCCGGGCAATGGTGGAGAATGTCCTGGGATTTCTCCCCAGTTGGGAAGCACTCTATGGAGTCAGCAACCCCACTCTACTCAGTCCCAGTCAGCGAGAAATTGCCTTTTCTCGACTGGTTGCCGGTCATGGCAACCACCGGGAGTTAGTCTCTGCGGGGGTTCCTGAGCAACCAGTCGGGGCGTTAAATCAAGACAATGCTCTGTTTATGACCCATCCGATTAATGGATTGGACGACTTATTATACATCGTAATGTTCGGAGCCGCTCCCTACGTTGTCCGCACCGACACTGGGCTAAAATCCGCCATCCGGGAACAAATTTTTCGGCAATACAATGTAGAAGGGTTAGCCTGTCGTCATGCAGACCCCGCCGCCGCAATGGGGGCGCAGGGGGCGGCAATGAATGGTCAGACTGTGGCCTTAGACAATCCCCTGGGAATGTATATTTTATCGTTTAATCATCCGGTTTTCCGATATCAAGACCAAGCTATTCCCGAGGAGTGGATTCGCTTCAGTCGAGGGGAAAAGGATATGTATCAACGCCTAGAATTTGGCCCGAGTGACGCCGATGAAGCCTTTTTAGATGATATTGCGGTGGAAGTTGGCTCAGATATTCAACCCCTAACCGGGGGGTTTCAAGTCTTACAACAAATTGAAGTTGGCCCAATTATTGTGGTAGGAGAACCTACTCCAGTGGCAGCAGATGAGTATGTCATTGTCCGGACGAGTTCCGACCCAATTCGCTGTCGAGAGGCGTCGGTTTGCGATCGCATTTATCAGTTAAAACAGCAGTATGATACCGCACAGAAAATCGGTCGTGTTGGTCCTCGTCAAATGGGCGTCCTCTCTTAACCATTCCTTTCAGCAAGATTAACCATGACTGCACAACTTCAAGAAGGCATCTATCACGCACCGGGAGTTCGACCGGATCAATGTTTTGGAATTATGTTTCTGCGCGCTGCTAGGGGGTTAACTGCGCCGGAAATTGGCACGGCATTTCAAATCCTGTGGGCCATGTATCAAAACCTCAAACAAGGCCAGGTTAAGGACATCCCTGGTGCTACGGTTCCCAGTGGGGATTTAACGGTTTTGGTGGGATATGGACCAAATGTTTTTAAACTGGCCGATGGGGGTCGAACACTCCCCCTGGATTTAGGTGCAAAAAATCAGTTTCGTTCTGCTCGTCCTACGGGTGGCGGTCCTTTACTGTTGGGGTCTGGGTTATCTTATGCGGATGATGTACAATTTAATCCTGCTACGGAAGAAATCGCCTTACAATTTATTGCCAACACAGAACTAGCGGTGAATCGGGCGGTGGTAGAAACCTGGAAAGTTTTACAGGATTTGATTGACCCAAAAACGGGAGAATCTCCGTTATTAATTACCCGATTTTATACGGGATTTCAACGGGATGATGCCCGAAGCTGGATTGATTTTCATGATGGAATTTCTAACATGAAAAGCTCAGAACGGATTCAGGCGATCGCCATTAAAGAAGACCAAACTTCCCCCGAGGATAAATGGACAGTCGGCGGAACTTATCTCGCCTTTCTGCGATTGCCGGTGGATCTCACGGTATGGCGCAAACTCACTCGCCAGGAACAAGAAATCATCGTCGGACGAGATAAAGTATCTGGATGTCCCCTAGAGATGATTGATAATAATGGCAATCCGGTTATCCAAACAGGTTGTCCCTTTACGGGAACCCGAGAAGTCACCCACCCGGAAAATACAGAGTATCGGGAGTTACCTCGGGTGCCGCTGGAGTCGCCTTTAAATGCCAGTCACACTCATCGCGCCAATCAGAATAAGGCGGAAGATGTGGGGTCGCGCAATTCCCTGCGGGTGTTCCGTCAAGGATATGAATTTCTGGAGGCGATCGATAGCACTCCCGGTTTTCGCGCCGGTTTAAACTTTGTGAGTTTTCAGG includes:
- a CDS encoding Dyp-type peroxidase — its product is MTAQLQEGIYHAPGVRPDQCFGIMFLRAARGLTAPEIGTAFQILWAMYQNLKQGQVKDIPGATVPSGDLTVLVGYGPNVFKLADGGRTLPLDLGAKNQFRSARPTGGGPLLLGSGLSYADDVQFNPATEEIALQFIANTELAVNRAVVETWKVLQDLIDPKTGESPLLITRFYTGFQRDDARSWIDFHDGISNMKSSERIQAIAIKEDQTSPEDKWTVGGTYLAFLRLPVDLTVWRKLTRQEQEIIVGRDKVSGCPLEMIDNNGNPVIQTGCPFTGTREVTHPENTEYRELPRVPLESPLNASHTHRANQNKAEDVGSRNSLRVFRQGYEFLEAIDSTPGFRAGLNFVSFQDTPERLLRMLTQPTWLGGVNFGGEDNAQLPGMERLITVRAGGVFLVPPVVEGEAFPGAKIFGL